Part of the Capricornis sumatraensis isolate serow.1 chromosome 9, serow.2, whole genome shotgun sequence genome, TGTACGACCCAGGACAGCAGTATGCTTCCCATGTGCGCCAGCTGCAGCGCGGCGAGGAACCTGATGTGCACTACGACTTCGAGCCCCACGTGTCCGCCAGTGCCTGGTACACTACCTTCTGTGCATGCCCAGGGAGCCAGACTCCCTGCTTGAAATGAAGGCGGGGGCAGGGAGCCCTTGTGACCCCCATCACGGCCCCTCCTTTTGGCTGTTGGTCCCACCAGGTCCCCAGTCCTGCGTACTCGGAAAAGCAGCTTCAATGTCAGCGATGCTGTGGGGGCAGAAGCTGCCAGTAGCCCCCCGGAGGACGGTGGGCCCAGCGAGGGAGAGATTGCCAAGGAGCGCAGGAGTGAGTGCCAAGAGGGGGTGGACGTGGCCCCCTTGCAGCCCCCCTCAGACCTTCACTGGGGATACCTCTTTCACAGGTGGGCGGGGCCACCAGGTACACAAGTCGTGGCCCATCTCCATCTCGGATTCAGAGGCCAGTCTGGACCCCAGCCCTGGCTCAGGTGAAGGGGCCTGCTGGGTTAGTGGGAGATGGAACGCTGCGACCCATCCCAGCTTCAGTGGGCTCATTGTGCAGTGGGCatcaggggtgggggtgcagggggaGTCTCTGACACCCTGTTTCCTGCTCAGAGGACTTTAAGAAGTTCGAACGTATGTCTTCCTGTGGCACCATGTCGTCCAACGAGGAGCTGGCCGACCAGGAGGGCAGTGCAGGGGCGTCAGCCTTTGATCAGGGTGAGGGAGCCTCTGAAGggggcagtgggggaaggagggattTGGAGACTCTCTGTGGGTCTGGCCCTTACCTCCCTTGGTGACACTGGCCACCTTCCCCCTTCCCCACCAGCTGACCTCAATGGCATGACTCCAGAGCTGCCTGTGGCCATGCCCAGCGGACCCTTCCGCCACGTGGGGTTGTCCAAAGCAGCCCGGACCCACCGGCTTCGGAAGCTCCGCACGCCGGCCAAGTGCCGGGAATGCAACAGCTATGTGTACTTCCAGGGTGCTGAGTGTGAGGAGGTGAGTGGTCCCGGTTGGGTCCAGGGGAGCCAGGCACCTGGATGTGCGTCCCATGTGGGGAGAGAGCACCTGCGGTCTGGAGGTGGGGCCAGAGCAGTGGGAGGAGCCCAGGCTGAAGGGCGAAAACCATTTCAGAAGCTGCACTGTGGCGGGGAGtcaggggtggggtagggtgggggtgtgtgtgtgtgtgtgtgtgtgtgcgcgcgcgcgtgcgtgcgtgcactGAGATGAGGCAGGAGATGTAGCCAGGGGTGTCTGAGCTGGACCTGAGCCAGGAAGGGCTGCTCACAATGCCCACCCCCAGTGCTGTCTGGCCTGCCACAAGAAGTGCCTGGAGACCTTGGCCATCCAGTGCGGCCACAAGAAGCTGCAGGGCCGTCTGCAGCTCTTTGGCCAGGACTTCAGCCATGCTGCCCGCAGCACCCCCGACGGCGTGCCCTTCATCATCAAGAAGTGCATCTTTGAGATCGAGCAGCGGGCGCTGCGCACCAAGGTGACCACCGCCGCCATAGCGGCGGGGACTCCAGCCAAGGGACTGCACAGGGAGGGAGAGGCATGGGCCCCTGCTAACTGCAGGCTTCCACAGGGCATCTACCGGGTCAATGGGGTGAAGACACGTGTAGAGAAGCTATGCCAGGCCTTCGAGAACGGCAAGGAGCTGGTGGAATTGTCGCAAGCGTCGCCCCATGACATCAGCAATGTCCTCAAACTCTATCTGCGCCAGGTGAGATAGATGGTGACAAGGCAGAGCAATTCCTAGGCTGTACAGGGAGCCTGCTGGGGGCGTGACCAGCGCTAGAAAGGGGCGTGGTTGCTAAGCTGGGGCGTGGTCAGTATTGAGTGGATGGGACCTTTACCTAGAGGCGGGGCTGCTGTCAAGGGCGGGGCCAGTGCAGGACTGGCAGTCTGTGGGCCAGGCCTACTGACCCTCCACACCTACCTGCCACCCTGCAGCTGCCTGAGCCGCTCATTTCCTTCCGCCTCTACCATGAGCTTGTGGGGATGGCCAAAGACAGTCTGAAGGCCGAGGCTGAGGCCAAGGCAGCATCTCGGGGTCGGCCGGATGCCACAGAGAGCGAGGCTGCGGCCATGGCCATGGCAGGCCGGTTGCGGGAACTCCTACGGGACCTGCCTCGGGAGAACTGGGCCACACTGCGGTACCTGATGCGGCACCTTCGCAGGTGAGGGCCGAGTTGGCCAGGGTCAAGGGTGGCGGGGTCCTGGGAGCTGCTCACACCTGCCCCTGCACCCTACAACCCGCCAGGATCGTGGAGGTGGAACAGGACAACAAGATGACACCAGGGAACCTGGGCATTGTGTTTGGGCCCACGCTGCTGCGGCCCCGGCCCACTGAGGCCACCGTGTCCCTTTCCTCGCTGGTGGACTACCCCCACCAGGCCTGCATCGTGGAGACCCTCATCACCCACTTCAGCCTGGTCTTCGAGGAGGAGCCCGAAGAGGCCCCAGGGGGCCAGGTGAGGGCTGCCCACTCTGGACAAGGGATGCAGGGCTCTGAGCATGGTGGGGGCTAGGAACCTTGCTCACCTATGGGGGGACTAGACAGGGAGCTCTGCTGGGAGATGTTTGGCTTGGACAGGGCTGTCCGGGGCATTCAAGGCACATTTTAAGCAAAGAACTGGGTGAAGTGTGGGTTCAGATCTGTGGATGGAACCTGCACTCGACCAGCCGTCCTGGCCCCTCTGGTTTCCCACTTCTGCCCCCGCTGTAGCCTGTCCTTGTGTCCTGGCTCCCACAcagttcagctgtgtccagcctGCTGCTCTCCTTGGTAGAGGGTCTTATTTCCAGGCAGCATTGGGTCCCACACTCAGCCCCCACTGCACATCTTTAACCCCTCATGAGCTGCCTTTAGGGGAGGCAGGCTGTGGAGGGGACATGCCTGGTTGTAGCGTCAGGACAGTGGCTCCAGTGCTGGTGTCCCCAGGGACTCAGCCCCCTTTGCATGAGCTCAGCCTGTCCAGACGCGGGATGGGGGCTGAGGGCCCTCATATGCTCAGCTGCAGCGGGTGTTAATGGTATTTAGGGTTTTTACTTGGTTAACTTATAAGAGAATAAATGGAACGTGGCATGGCCAGAACCGTGATGCTTCCCTGACGTTTCTTCTGCTTCTGCAGGATGGGGTATCCAGCCAGCGACCCGAGGTGGTGGTCCAGGCACCGTACCTGGGGGGCAGCGGGGGTGCGGCCTTTCCCttgacagaggaggctgaggaCGGGGGCCTTGGTGAGTGGGGTGGCCCTGGAGGTGCTGGGCAGATGGTGGGTGATGTAGTGGGTCCATGGCAAGGGCTGCAGACTGAACTGTTTCCCCGGACACAAGTGTCACCTGTCTTTAATCCGTTACAAACCCTTGCAAAGAGATACCCTTTCAAGGTGTTTTGCCAGGTCCAAGAAACAGGCAcccagaaatggaaacaaccccAAGTGTCTGAGACCCTGCACCTGATTTGAGAGGGTTCTGAGCAGGGAGACAGGCCTgctggggggggcggtgggggagcCTCTTGGTGTCACCAGAGGCGGATGCCCAGTGGTTCCACCCCCAGCTCACAGGCTGTCCATCTGTCCCTCTGTATCTCTGTCCCTTTCCCTTGGACTTTTCAGAACCCCACGTCGCCTCCAACGACTCCGACTCAGAGCTGGAGGAGACCTCAGACCTGCAGTCCCCAGCAGGTGGGGCTGCACTGCACCGGCTCAGTTTTCTGGAGAGGCAGGGCGGCGACACAGGCACAGAGGGCAGTCAGGGCAGCCGCAGCGGCAGCGAAGAGCAGCTGGGTGCCACAGCCGGGGAGTacgggcctggggcctgggaggcCCCTGGGGAGGAGTCAGCCCGGAGGCTCTCCGAGTACAACACCAACCAGTGCAACAACACCAGCCAGTGCACCACCACCAGCCAGTGCACCACCACCAGCCAGTACAACGCCACCAACCGGTGCAACAATGTGGCTGCAGCTTGGCTGCCAGCTGTGAGGCTGCGTGGTGGGCGGCTGGTAGGGGGCAACAGTTGCAAGAGGCAGCCGGAGTTTGTGTAGCTGGGGTAGCGGGCAGGTCCTGCCCCTGTGGACATGTCACTGAGAGGCCTCTCCTTCCGGCCACAGTGGCCAGGGCATTACTGATCCGCCTTCCCAGAAGCTTCTGCCTGTGCTACTCTGCACACCTGCTCTCAGACTTGCTGTGATGGAGGACCCTGCCCACCCTGAGCCAGGCCAAAGAGGTCACAGGGCACCCGGGAGGAGGGCTGGATGCCTTGTGGACAGTGGGCCGGCTGGCCTCAAGACAACCTGGCTTTTACAGAAGAGCGGGTTTGGACACTGGTGTTAGAATACAGGAAGTTCCCACAGTGGAGTTTTCTGACATGTACTTTCCTTTTGCATACAATAAAGTCTTCAACCTGAGCCTGCCTCTGGCAGCAGTGGCCTGAGCAATGATTCCAGCTCCTTGCTGGGCCTGGGGCGGCAGGGAAAGCTGTGAATAGAAATTCCACCACATGGCAGGGCAACCCCATAGGGCCCAGGTGGCCATGGGGACATAGACACAAGGCACCACTTCCCTGCACTCCTGGCTCAGAAAACCCGCGTGGACTGAAGAGCCTCAGGGAGACAGTAGCCACTGTCCGAGACAGCATAGCCAGCAAGAGGCGAGGCTCTGCCTCCATCCCTACAGGTTTATCCTGGCGGGCCGGGGATGGCTAAGCAGAGACCCAACTACTCGAGATGAATGACATGGATTCATACCCCATCACGGTAGAACCTGCTAGGTCTCCCTTTCTGATAGGACAGCCCCCCAAAAACGGCAGTCCTCCCCAAGCTTAGGTAAGACCATCTGTTGTGGTCAGAGCTCTGCCCCTGCCTAAGCTTCCTAAGAGCCCAGAAGGCAGCCTGCAGTTTGGCAAACAAAGATAAAAGCCCAGGCCATACCCTCTGGTTGCATGTGACTTGTGGCCACTTCTGCCCTGTGGGGTAGCAGAGTTGAGTAACTAGCAGGGTGACCTGGCCAGCGCAGCCAAGACACTCACCCTCTGGCCTTTATAGAATAAGTGTGCTGACCCCTAAGTTTTTAAAACAGAATGAGTGAATAGATCTATGAACAATTCCAGGTGCTCCGCAGGGCAGAGGGGACCTCCACTTCTCCATGGAGGAGGTAAGATAAGCACCCTGCTCCAGGCACCAAAGTGCCTGTGAGGAGCCCGGCCTGGCCTGCAAATGGTTCCAGACGCGACCCCACCAAAGGACTTTAACAGGGTGTGCCACCTTCAGGCATGGCCTGACCCAGGCTCACAATCGGGAAGGTACCCACTTCCTGAAGCTCTGAAGCTGGTGTCTGGACCAATCTCAGGGACTTGCGGCCAGCAGAACTGATCCCCAAGCAAcaagcaggggttgggggggccCCAAAGGAGAGCTGGTACCGCTGGTGGAACATCCACACCTTGCATCTAGGCCCCGCACCTGTGGGCAGGCCTGCACCCAGCCCCCTCCACTAAGCCCCCTATCAGAAGAAAAGGAGTTTTCAGGGAACCAATGCACTGATTCTAGAGTTCACTAGCAAGAGTAAAAATCTAAGAAcatccaagactgtaaaccacaTGTTTCTGCCATGTTAACCTGCATAGTTCACAAGCATAGCACATGGACACGGTTGTGcaaccatccccaccatcatctccagaactttctcatcttcccaaactgaaactctggtCCCCAGGAAACACcaattccctctctcttcccagtCCCTGGCCCCCCAGCACCTTTTACTTCTGTCTCTGTAGACCTGACTGCTTAGAGATCCCAGGTAAATGGAATCAGATAGAATTTGTCCATCTACATCTGGCTTATTCTGGCTGAGACAGTTTTGAAAAACAACGTATGTCTGTTTTAGAGAAAGGGGAGACCTGCTTGCCTGTTAAGATGTACTgtaaaattatgattttaaaaccTAAGTTTTGGGAagggatgttcaagagggagggggcatatgtatacctacggctgattcatgttgatgtgtggcagaaaccaacacagtatttaaaaaaaaaaaaaaacacctaaatttATCAATTAAAAGAGGATCTCAACAGACTCACATGGGTCTATGCGTTCACTACAAGAGAGTGGAAACTCAGGGCAGCACTATTCCTCAATAAACAGTGTCAAGAGCACCATCTGTCTGTGGGAAAGTGACCACCCCAGGTCACACGATGCCCAGGAATAAACTCAGAATTTGAGACCCACAAATAAAGACTACAGGGGGATGGAcgtccctggggtccagtggtaGAAAAACACTACATGGGACAcctaagaaatataaaatgtggGGAAACCGTTTTGTAATTTGTGCCTAGGATATATAAAGAACCCCTAAAACTCAGGAATGGAAGACAAATAACCCAGTTAAACAAGAAGCAAAGGACCTGTGCACAGACACGTATCTGAGGTAACCCACAGGTAGCTGGCAAGCCCCATGCTCACCACCACAGCACCTGGCAAGGGAACCGGAACCACAGCGCCACCACTGGCCACCCTGtaccccctccccgtcccccagGCCATAAGAACCAGTGCTGGCAAGGAGGTGGAAGCCAGTGGGACCGCTCCATGGGGCTCAGGAATGAGAAACGGGGCAGCCACAGGGAAGACAGTGTGACAGCTTCTCCAAAGGGTGACCAGAGCTTCTGCAAGACCAATTCTACTCCAACATACACACcacacccagaaaaataaatacaaccaCAGCAATGTGTACCTGGATGCTCACAGCAACACTACTCATAATGGAAACAACCTCGGTCCATCAGCTGAAGAAGAAACACAGTGTCCCTCCACACACGGGAGCGCCCCTCAGccaggaaaaggagagaagcccTGACACGGCTACCACGTGGACAGACCCTGAGAACATGATGCTCAGGAAGGCAGCAGACACAGGACACACAGGGTGTGATTCCACTGGTGGGAAACGTCCAGAACAGGCAGATCGACAAACAGAGTTAGTGGTAGTCGGGCTAGGGTGACTGCTAACAGGATGGGGCTTTCTTTTAGAGTGATGGAGTGTTCCACAGTTGACTGTGGTGCACAACTCTGCATGTACTAAAAATCACAGAACCATGAACTTTAAACGAGTGAACTGTATGGTATGTAGATCGCACGTCAACGAAgctattaattaaaaatacaaacagtgGCACTTAGCCTGGGGAGGGAGGCCTCTGAAGTCAGTATAGAGGAAAACTAGGTAGTCTGACCCCCAACTTCTATGGAAGAAGAGCACCAAGAAGCAAAGCTAGCAGGTGTGCTGGAGCTCcacccctgcctcctccaggggaagtgAGCAGTGACCCTGTGGAGTGGCTAAGAGCCTGAGCAAGGCTGCTCACAGCAAACCCAGAGTTGTTTTGCCTTGGTCTTCAGATAAGTGAATTTATTACTCAAAATAGCTTTAATTCTTTAAGACGCCCAGCATTCCAAAGCAACCAAATCCCAGTTTCCATCTCACCGCTGCTGTCCTCAGAGCCCCTGGACAGGCAGCATCAGGGCCACCGTGGGGGACACAGCGAGGGGAGGCCAGAGGATGCCGGGCCACCCTGAGGTGTCCTGGCCCCTCCAGAGGCACCGTCAGCTGGGATCCAGGGCCAGGGCTTGGCATCCAGGAGAGGCTGCAGGGACTCTCAGCCCAGGAAAGGCAGATCCTAGGCCCAAGGCGAAGCACCCTAGGATCCAGGGGGAGCAGAGGCAAGGTTCCCAAGGCAACCAGCTCCCACACTCCTGGCCGggagcagtgggggtggggtggggagagggggtggtCACAACAGTCTCTCTGTCCCCCAGGGGACATGCTGGCAGAGAAACGGACAGTTAGTCGTGTGATCCGTGACTGTTCATCACAGAAGCTGGGTACAACCAGGCCGGAACTGGGGCTGCCTCCAGAGAGGGAAGTGGTGCGGTGCGCTCACAAGAGTGGGATGAGTACCACTGCCTGGGCCCTCGACGCCAGCTGTCTGTCCACAGGCAGCTACTGTACCAGCCGGTAGGTGATGTACCTGCCCGCAGTCTCGCTCGGCCGGATGATCTTCACCACCTAGAGGCAGGAAGCAGAGCTGGAGTGGTGCAGGAGCAGCAGCCTGGGTTCCCTCCGCCCTGCCCAGAAGCCCTGGCTCTAGTTCCACCCTGGGAGGGC contains:
- the ARHGAP45 gene encoding rho GTPase-activating protein 45 isoform X4, producing MLGQWRGARASYSPHQAGLQGLRRMGWDPRVQLTELPRRDGADAVSLGPGLEPPSVASNAKATGTLKRPTSLSRHASAAGFPLSGTSTWTLGRSHRSPLSAASPAEAPIQGPCPDTVEDISHLLADVARFAEGLEKLKECVLRDELLEARRPLAHECLGEALRVMRQVISKYPLLNTVETLTAAGTLIAKVKAFHYECNNESDKREFEKALETIAVSFSSTVSEFLMGEVDSSILLSVPPGDPGQSMENLYGQGSESAPPSGEECDAGCLSPEEVDTLLQRCEGGVDAALQYAKNMAKYMKDLIGYLEKRSALEMDFAKGLQKIVQNCRQSVMQEPHMPLLSIYSLALEQDLEFGHGLVQAVGTLLTQTFMQPLNLRRLEHEKRRKEIKESWHRAQRKLQEAESNLRKAKQGYMQRCEDHDKARFLVAKAEEEQASIGPGAGGAASKTLDKRRRLEEEAKNKAEEAMATYRTCVADAKTQKQELEDTKVTALRQIQEVIRQSDQTIKSATISYYQMMHTQTAPLPVHFHMLYESSKLYDPGQQYASHVRQLQRGEEPDVHYDFEPHVSASAWSPVLRTRKSSFNVSDAVGAEAASSPPEDGGPSEGEIAKERRSGRGHQVHKSWPISISDSEASLDPSPGSEDFKKFERMSSCGTMSSNEELADQEGSAGASAFDQADLNGMTPELPVAMPSGPFRHVGLSKAARTHRLRKLRTPAKCRECNSYVYFQGAECEECCLACHKKCLETLAIQCGHKKLQGRLQLFGQDFSHAARSTPDGVPFIIKKCIFEIEQRALRTKGIYRVNGVKTRVEKLCQAFENGKELVELSQASPHDISNVLKLYLRQLPEPLISFRLYHELVGMAKDSLKAEAEAKAASRGRPDATESEAAAMAMAGRLRELLRDLPRENWATLRYLMRHLRRIVEVEQDNKMTPGNLGIVFGPTLLRPRPTEATVSLSSLVDYPHQACIVETLITHFSLVFEEEPEEAPGGQDGVSSQRPEVVVQAPYLGGSGGAAFPLTEEAEDGGLEPHVASNDSDSELEETSDLQSPAGGAALHRLSFLERQGGDTGTEGSQGSRSGSEEQLGATAGEYGPGAWEAPGEESARRLSEYNTNQCNNTSQSWLPAVRLRGGRLVGGNSCKRQPEFV